The DNA window cacacacacacgcacgcacgcacgcacgcacgcacacatgcatgcacgcacgcacgcgcgcgcgcacagacagacagacagacagacagacagacagacagacagacagacagacagacagacagacactttgtcatGCCCATAGAACTAATGAaccttatcaattcagttgtgctaattaaaactattttttcacaaataaagtcattatgaaatataattattcatttctTACATTAAACGGACAAACAATGACATAATATTGCATTGAGCCGTGTATGATAAACGAGTAGCTGTGGGGATGGTAGAAATCTGGGAGTCGCACACAAGTAGCAAAAATATAATGCCAATTGTTTTATATGTGGCATAGCCATGGCAACCAGGTGTTCACACTTCTTCTATTCAAACAGGTGGTGTAATGGGGTTTTTCGTGTTTTTGTGTTCTAGCCATACCCTCTGTATTACtgttttgataaatatacaGATGTACAGGTGTATAATCAAATAGCGTGATGGTGACGTATTGCTTCGCGTAAAGGAACCACGCCCTACAATAGTTACATTCTTACTCTCTGATTTGTATTACTCGGTGTAACTTGAATGATTCTTCACTCTAACTGCCTTTCTACGGTACTGAGATCCTCTAGTACTGAGTCGAGAATTAGTCACCACATGGTAGCGTCATTCGCTCTCTCGATCACAAACACTGTGATGAGCACCAAGTTGTGTTGACGAGtcataaatgagtgtagcagaGATAGTACAAGAGTCTATGCTAGAGTCAGTATAAGACTGAACTCTCGGACACCGGACAGAACTCCGTACACCGATCTCCTCTCCTATGTTTATTGCTTCTTTATTCAGTATGTTCAGGTGTAGCCAACGGGAATATTcgtggttttcattaattacatgttgtttcagaccaaaagTGATGTTTTAATAGAATcgcgcaccccccccccccaccaccaccaccaatgtGGGAAGGGTGTTAGCTTTTCTTTATGTGCCCTCCCACTGGTGATGAAGGGTATCTGTCCTCTCTGTCACTGGGTTTCAACTTGTCAGCCAACCCACTTCCCAATCAATATTGTAAATGATTTACCCACTCCCCATCAGTAAACCGTTTGTGCtatccactataccaacaattcattttgacgtacaatgtgcgcccccccccccacaattcCACGTTTTCCCCTCCCaatgtatcaaaatcaggatTTCCTCTACGCAATTCTTCCTTGTTCGTTTCTCTCCCGCTACCGATCGAAATAAATTACTCGCCCACTGAAAAAAATTGCCTTAAGAACAGCTTCGTTGACTGCACTTGTATGTTACCCCGAGATACGATTCTTAAATAAGAACATTAAATAAATGATTGTCCCCAGATCTCTCGCTATAATAACAACAAAGAAAAGAGGGGAGAATTAGAGTGCGAAAGCGTAGGAATTACTTTTACCaagattaattttcaaatacattaatatatCCCTCTGTGTTTGTCACCTGTGCCCTTCACCAATGACGTCATATGGAGATTCTATATTAGTATACCTTCAAGATTATGTACCGAAACCCCGTGATATATCCTAGGGACATTTCAAAGTATTTGTGTAAGCATCTCAGCGTAAAATTCAATTGCTCAAGGAGAATTCAACATCAAATATGCGAGTAATACGCAATAACATGACGTTATGAGTAAAGGTATGGTTTGGTGTTTGGGGTGATCTGCTCTCATAGTTTCGAAGACGGGTTTCCCTTCATTTcactaaaaaaaatacaattatttaaGCTAACCACTTTCGATATCCTACGTCAAAATGTGGACGTAATCACATCTTGTTTAGTAAAATACAGATTGTCAATGATAGTGGTTGTTTTGAAGACAGTCTAGGATTGTTTTAGAGAGAAATCGACCGGGTGTTAAATTAAAGATTATCTTTGCATGATCACACGGCTGTACTTTCTCATAGACTTTACACGCTATGATATAATACTAAAACCATAATGATGTGTCAGTCCAGTTTGCAATGATTGATAGGTCACTCGAGTTCTGTCAAGAGAGGGCGCTGTCCTGCATGTACCCCCAGGTGTGGAAGATGTGCTGAACACGGAGTGCAAATATTTGTTGGAGCTGATTCGTAATGCACAGAAATTCATTCCCTGATGAAAGTAGTTACTCTAgaagtaaacatttttttttttggggggggggggatggtaAGTGTTTATCGAAAGTACCCTATACATTTAGATTTTAGATCAATTTCTGTTATTCACTCATACAAATCTGTAAATACCATTACACATCAGACATTTTCagtttttgatttattgtttttattgtacTAAAACTAATCTTCCCCTAGTCTTCATTCCCAGGCTAGTGACTATGTCTTCCTAATTTTCAGGTGCATAAAGTGAGTCTTGAGTGGTACACCTGTGAGGGGGTGAAGTTTACCAATTGTGGTAAAGCTGTGAGGGGGTGAAGTCTGCTGGTGGCGGTACATAATGATACCCCTACAAAGCAAAGAACAGAGCATCAATGCCTTTAATGTCAATGTCCTTGCCCCATAGTTTAATTGTCAGAGAGAGaaacatttgataatttctAGGAATCTAGGAAGTCCAAATAAAAATACTCTTGTCCATGTAAGTCAATAATTTATGAATTACATCTACTCGTACTTGAcaacaaattagttgaaaagttaaaagaaaatttacaaCTCTTACATATGAATGCCTTACACAGGTTATAACACACTAGTCGTCCTACTTCCAGATGACATAAGTCAGGACtagattctgacaatgtccctttcCTTCTCTGTCCTGCAAAGAGCCAGGCATGAAACCTTGGCTTGCTAGAAACGTCAGTAACTGAAGAATTAAAATGCCCATGAGTCCAATACCAATTAAAGACACAGCAATGAAACTACCTAACATCTACTAATACAATCaactgatcataccgccacttAGTGGtgagctgtaactatggaatttgtcattctgatgagggtTGTTGACCAAGACAAATGCtcaatgataaaaaataactttGAACTGCATGTGCGTTATAACCAgtgtaaataatttgatatacCAAGCTGACGAGCATTTTCGGTCTTAAATATAAAGTCTTAACTACAATTccatttttatacatatttaattGATATCGACGAACCCATTATTTTCCCCGTGCAAACATTACCCTGTATTGCACTGTATATAAAAACATTCTAACCCAAATATCTATAATTTCTGAATTggatttgaataaaaaaactatttcatcatcatcataattagTAAACAGCCATAAAATCATGTAATATGAAATACACAATCTACtaacaaaatttttttaaaagtggcAAGTTCTATACTTCCTGAAATGCTATTTTGTGAGTGTATGTACAAATCCATTTCACAATGTCTGAAGTCTTTATCTACTATATGTCTCAAGGTGAGGAACTATATGCATGAGTGTCCTAATCTGCTttattgcaatgtatatatacagtttTAATACCCTGATTAATCCAGTCAATAAAAGTAGAACTATGGTAATTAGATCCATTACATCAAAACAACGTGTTGTTTACTGCTTTGTCAATTTCACCACACTCTAAATATAAATTCTCTAATTCACATATTCCAATACTTGTGCGTATATTTCATCAGTGTGTCCGCTAAACCCAATTTGGTGTGTTATACTGGTATTCCCGATGGATAGCccattttttgcaatgtacaaaAGTGTGATGTTCCTCTTTCCCTTGGCTTTgttgtgactcacaagaaaaccaaATTTTTTACCAGcaacaaaaaatatcatttacaagAAATAAAGAAACACTGGTAATGACATAATcatatcaatttcaataaaggCTATTGTAATTCTGCATTCCTCATCTGATGAGGTATTTAACATGATGAACATTGGTATCTCaaaacatctcaaaacacaaatcaatatttctattcACAGTAGTCATGGATACAGTTACTATGGCAACTTAATAATAATGATCCTGAAAATTTGAAATCTAAGGCCAAAGAATTAGAAAGTCAGCCTTTGAGAATACAGGGGACATGGGCCAATATGGACATGATTTTTATCTAAAtttaaatacttacataaaaatGGATCAATATACAATCTCTGCAAAGCATTGCCATAACATTGACAGGTTTATATGAATTTTCTCTATAATTCTGATGTCAATAGCAAATTTCTGGGTATACCCAAATATTACAACATCAGTCCTATATTTGGTTTGCCCTGCTGTTTTGCTGTAGATCTCATGGTTAATAATTGTTAATTAATAatcagtaagtacaataatgtaatgtcattcttcatacaaataaaaataacacagaaaaaaacctATTCTGATTTGGCAATGTCCCCTTTAAATAAATCCAAGTCACAAGAAGTGTTCCAGTTTTCCTATCCTTTCCTATAAAATTCTCCTCTTTGTCCACCCGTCTTGCTGACTAATTTGATATCTGAAATAATCATATCTTGAGTGACTGCTTTGCACATATCATATATGGTTAATGCTGCCACACTGACTGCAGTCAGGGCTTCCATTTCTACACCTGTCATTCCACACGTCTTCACGGTTGCTGTGATAATGATACTGTGTCTCTCATCACACAACTGTGTATTCACTTCTACTTTAGTAATGGGAATGTTATGACACAATGGTATCAAACTACTGGTATTTTTGGCAGCCATGATGCCAGCGAGTTGAGCCACGTTCAGTACGTCACCCTTTTTCATCTTGTTGTCTTGAACTAATTGGAAGACGTCAACACCAAGGAAAATCTCCccagttgccatggcaaccctAGTGGTTGTCGGTTTGTGACTAACGTCCACCATTTTGGCTTTACCAGTTTCATCAGTGTGTGTTAATTTGTGGTGGTTACCATGATGACCATCGTGTTGTTTGGTGCAGTAATGTCGACGTCCATCCACTGACTGTAGTGGCAATAGATTTATGATTGGCGTGAGGGATCTCATATTAGACAATTTATATCCAATGTTTCTTGATTCATATTCCATGATAGACTTTCCATTAAACGTTTCAAAATATGATAGCTTTAGTGACTGTTTGGTTCCTATGGGTAAATATTCATCatctgaaaaaaacaaccatCAAGTATTTAAAAAAGTCAATATTGATGTGTTATCATATTACCTTAGAGTGAACCTATTGTTCAAAATTATCTTAGAATTCATGGTAAGTTTATCAGATCATACCATTCTACTCTCACCTAATGTAGTTCTGGCTATTATCAAGTAACAACCATAACAATTGTACTCTGATATTATTGATAGTTTTATCTGATAACATAATCATATTTACTCTTGCAGCCAGAGACACTGACTTCGTAAACATCAGGATTTTTACACATCAAGTTACAGGGCACATGTATACTCAAGGTGGAATCACAATATTCTGACCATTTTTGGTCAACATAACAGGTTTCCACAAAAAACCTAACATGcaacataatatattttatgtatgtatcccaccctccacccccaccccttaCTGTTCCAACTTAATTTGCAAATGTATGGAAAAGACATTGTGAATGGAGTGAAATAAAAAGATGACACGTTAacatatcccccccccctctaacCTATTCCCATTCGAGCATTGGCATACAGTGCCATAAAAATTGACACACAATGAGAAATACGTACTCAGAGGAAGATGTTCACCCACCAATAAGAATCATTGGTCTGTTCTTCATCTTGGAGATGTTCAGCATTCCTGTaaagaaaatgtacaaaataataattcCTGTTatggaaatgtacaaaataacaattcCTGTTatggaaatgtacaaaataacaattcCTGTTatggaaatgtacaaaataacaattcCTGTCatggaaatgtacaaaataacaattcCTGTCatggaaatgtacaaaatgacaattcCTGTTatggaaatgtacaaaataacaattcCTGTTatggaaatgtacaaaataacaattcCTGTCatggaaatgtacaaaataacaattcCTGTCatggaaatgtacaaaataacaattcCTGTTatggaaatatacaaaataacaattccTGTCatggaaatgtacaaaataacaattcCTGTCatggaaatgtacaaaataacaattcCTGTCatggaaatgtacaaaataacaattcCTGTTatggaaatatacaaaataacaattcctgtcatgaaaatgtacaaaataacaattcCTGTTatggaaatatacaaaataacaattccTGTTatggaaatatacaaaataacaattccTGTTatggaaatgtacaaaataacaattcCTGTCatggaaatgtacaaaataacaattcCTGTTatggaaatgtacaaaataacaattcCTGTTATGGAAATCTTTTTAAAGACATTAGTTGACAAAACTGAAGTTTtagtgtatttatttcaaactataataacaaacatgtaCCTGCATGTTGCTTCTTCTTTCTACCAACTGCAGAACCAATAATTTCAAGTAGTTCCTCATCTGACATACCAGATCTGACGGCATCTCTCAACGATACCTCTGCATTACCAAATAAACACACCTGGAATAAAATAAACAGAAGTCTATTAGCCAatcacaaaattaaaaatagcaccaaaTGGTGTTGTCCACAACTGATGTTGAAATCCAAGctattttatacaaaaaaatctGCCAAGAAGATTCAAAGTTTTGCAATTCATcataatttcaatgttttccTACCAATGACATTTGTTGTTATTGAATTTCTTGTATACTTCATCACAATTCATATAAAGgtaattttttatttgtaatgtattttatttcaaatcaaaccCAAATCTCACCAATCATGAAATCAAATTTGTCCAGTTAATTCACTGTACCTGTAAGAAGCATTTAACTTAACAATTCtagaaggtcaaaatagaacaagaagatcAACTCATTCTCATTAACACCCATAGTAATGGCCGTGTAGTGAGTGCAGTGGAAGTCATGGTGATGACTACGATATCTCCTGATTGTAAATTTTTAAGATACCCCCCAGGTGGTTAAATTCTATTTTAGGGTAGCAAGAATTGTGAGAGTGCTAAAAACTGACCTTCAAGTTACCATCAGCTGTGATTCGCAGTCTATTACAGGATCCACAGAAATTCTGACTCATTGAAGTGATGAAGCCAAACTGACCAGCAAACCCAGGAATTCTGTACGCCTGCACAAAACAAGTTAACAAGTAAATGACTTTGGAAATCATTCAAAGCGAGGGACATGCTAGATGTTCACTAAGAGAAAGATATTTTATCAACCTTATTTTCATGATACCCCCtccacacagacacagacacagacacagacacacacacacacacacacacacacacacacacacacacacacacacacacacacacacacacacacacaccactatGTTATTGGAAAATAGACAGCACTAACCTTTGATGTGTCATTTGGCCTATCTGACAACCTTTCTATGTCTGGCCATCTCTCTTTAATACTATCAACCATTTCTTGATAAGGCACCATTTTCCTAAAGTTCCATTTATTTCCATCAAAAGGCATGTATTCGATAAAACGAACATCAATAGGCTGGAGAAAGAGGTGAATTTGTTTTCATGACATAAGACAGGACAAGGGTTTTGTTGTGCCTAGTAAGTCTTATATGAGATTTAAGTGCATTATTACAATTTATATCCTAtgagaatgggggggggggggtttaagtTGCCCTCCTCATATTGGGCATATGAATTCCTTATTCAAAGgaatatgataattattatcatcataCACCCAGTATATCTTCAAACGTACCTCAATGGAGAATGCACACATCCAACCCAtacaataattttccatatcacacTCTGGCatactttgcccaaatatggcaagtgccACACTCATTCATATCTGTTCACTTAGTGATTTGGCTTTGATTTCTTTCtccatatatttatatttttgaacATTAAATAATGTTTCATTATTCAGTTCCATggttatgtgattcaaattccCCATGCCACTACATAGGGTGTATGTGATTCAAATTCCCCATGCCACTACATAGGGTTTACGTGATTCAAATTCCCCATGCCACTACATAGggtttatgtgattcaaattccccatgccactacatagggtttatgtgattcaaattccCCATGCCACTACATAGGGTTTACGTGATTCAAATTCCCCATGCCACTACATAGggtttatgtgattcaaattccccatgccactacatagggtttatgtgattcaaattccccatgccactacatagggtttatgtgatt is part of the Glandiceps talaboti chromosome 2, keGlaTala1.1, whole genome shotgun sequence genome and encodes:
- the LOC144450985 gene encoding molybdenum cofactor biosynthesis protein 1-like: MLNGINKWTDVRCVSTLPFAEIQPTPGQSKRRFLKGEEILPFSAFLTDSFGRRHNYLRISLTEKCNLRCQYCMPEDGVDLTPKQRLLSTEEIIKIAKLFVHEGIDKIRLTGGEPLVRRDAIEIVEELGKLGLDTLALTTNGIVLPRKLPKLKAAGLNLLNISLDTLIPAKFEFITRRKGWQRVMQSIDTAVHMGFNPVKVNCVVIRGINEEEINDFVQLTENKPIDVRFIEYMPFDGNKWNFRKMVPYQEMVDSIKERWPDIERLSDRPNDTSKAYRIPGFAGQFGFITSMSQNFCGSCNRLRITADGNLKVCLFGNAEVSLRDAVRSGMSDEELLEIIGSAVGRKKKQHAGMLNISKMKNRPMILIDDEYLPIGTKQSLKLSYFETFNGKSIMEYESRNIGYKLSNMRSLTPIINLLPLQSVDGRRHYCTKQHDGHHGNHHKLTHTDETGKAKMVDVSHKPTTTRVAMATGEIFLGVDVFQLVQDNKMKKGDVLNVAQLAGIMAAKNTSSLIPLCHNIPITKVEVNTQLCDERHSIIITATVKTCGMTGVEMEALTAVSVAALTIYDMCKAVTQDMIISDIKLVSKTGGQRGEFYRKG